A stretch of the uncultured Cohaesibacter sp. genome encodes the following:
- a CDS encoding alpha/beta fold hydrolase, protein MKADGKKIFVTRLSAFFVLLFALIGGQMGQIDLAQAEDSHTPLEPIECPGERAKGENAACFILHVPADWNDISNRTMELPVMRYAPLGKAATKPPLLVLAGGPGQSAILLDKQLANNLKVFRQDRELILMDQRGTGPLADKLRCRAALGEEQQILIPALSTCVKQAEQDGHLRSDYSTAFAVQDYRALRYALKIDTWAILATSYGARVAQGLIGVDEKGIDRIVFNGPLFVGSSLFDWDPSVKVEDALDLCNEQDACRSSYPNLYWDMERIPFAISKAKLPEDDPLPVSIHANLYRKRLQSLLARHRVGELPADIEKTLASLDEAQEKGTVWIPPSPLSQNMKGIGLMMHFSILCAEEIARFADQAPRDMAQPLRVLFYRVACKHLDEISDHGIKLAKDWNKAKPTKKPILIFNGALDTIVNSADVAETQALYPNSAHFTVPYAGHDILSKVPCAREMMAEFLDGAKPGEIKDLCATRQPIAFELPEAPANN, encoded by the coding sequence ATGAAAGCCGACGGGAAAAAGATATTTGTCACACGCCTGTCGGCTTTTTTCGTGCTGCTTTTTGCCCTGATTGGCGGGCAAATGGGGCAAATAGATCTGGCGCAGGCCGAGGATAGCCACACCCCGCTTGAACCGATCGAGTGCCCCGGTGAACGGGCGAAAGGCGAGAATGCCGCCTGCTTCATCCTGCATGTTCCCGCAGACTGGAATGACATTTCCAACCGCACCATGGAACTGCCGGTGATGCGCTATGCGCCGCTCGGCAAAGCAGCAACCAAACCGCCCCTCTTAGTGCTGGCGGGCGGGCCGGGCCAGTCTGCGATTTTGCTCGATAAGCAATTAGCCAACAATCTCAAGGTCTTTCGGCAGGATCGCGAATTGATCCTGATGGATCAGCGTGGCACCGGACCACTGGCTGATAAACTGCGCTGCAGGGCCGCGTTGGGGGAAGAGCAACAGATCCTCATTCCTGCATTGTCCACTTGCGTTAAGCAAGCCGAACAGGACGGTCACCTGCGCTCCGATTACAGCACCGCCTTTGCGGTTCAGGACTATCGTGCCCTGCGATACGCACTCAAAATCGACACATGGGCCATTCTTGCCACCTCCTATGGTGCGCGGGTGGCGCAAGGTCTGATCGGTGTGGATGAAAAGGGCATCGACCGGATTGTTTTCAATGGGCCGCTTTTCGTCGGCTCCTCGCTGTTTGACTGGGATCCTTCGGTCAAGGTTGAGGACGCGCTTGATCTATGCAACGAACAGGATGCCTGCCGTTCCAGCTACCCCAATCTCTATTGGGATATGGAACGCATTCCCTTTGCCATCAGCAAGGCCAAACTGCCTGAAGATGATCCGCTGCCTGTCAGCATCCACGCCAATCTCTATCGCAAACGACTGCAATCCCTGTTGGCCCGCCATCGCGTCGGCGAATTGCCCGCAGACATTGAAAAGACCTTGGCGAGCCTTGATGAGGCGCAGGAAAAGGGGACGGTCTGGATCCCTCCCTCACCCTTGTCGCAAAATATGAAGGGCATCGGTCTGATGATGCATTTCAGCATTCTGTGTGCCGAAGAGATTGCCCGCTTTGCTGATCAGGCCCCGCGCGACATGGCCCAGCCCTTGCGGGTTCTGTTCTATCGCGTGGCTTGCAAGCATCTTGATGAAATCAGTGACCATGGCATTAAACTCGCCAAGGATTGGAACAAGGCCAAACCGACGAAAAAACCAATTCTGATATTCAACGGTGCGCTCGATACGATTGTCAATTCCGCTGATGTGGCCGAAACCCAGGCGCTTTATCCCAACTCTGCCCACTTCACCGTGCCCTATGCGGGCCACGATATCCTGTCAAAAGTCCCTTGCGCGCGCGAAATGATGGCCGAATTCCTTGATGGTGCCAAGCCGGGCGAGATCAAGGATCTCTGCGCAACGCGCCAACCCATCGCTTTTGAACTGCCTGAAGCCCCTGCCAACAACTAA
- a CDS encoding lysine--tRNA ligase → MTSQTALPLALTDDLVAAAATSKAWPFEEARKLVKRYQKSGMPDEILFETGYGPSGLPHIGTFGEVARTSMVRTAFRALTKDEVKTRLLCFSDDMDGFRKVPSNVPQQEMMANYLDMPLTRVPDPFGTHEGFAQHNNARLCAFLDQFGFDYEFASSTDYYTSGKFDETLLRMLEVYDKIMDIILPTLGAERQATYSPFLPVCPRTGKVLQVPMVERNVSEGTVVYVDPETNEKVKVPVTGGAVKCQWKADWAMRWAALDVAYEMSGKDLIDSVKLSTKICRAIGKPQPESLSYELFLDDKGAKISKSKGNGLTIEEWLTYASPESLSLYMYQKPKTAKKLYFDVIPKAVDEYFTFLGNLDKEDTDKQLNNPTWHIHSGMPPKVDMPLSFALLLNLVSAANAHDKDVLWGFISNYAPGASAQTHPKLDELVGYAIRYFEDFVKPKKVFRAASAEEAAAMSDLAGRLAKADDSNDAEALQTIVFAVGKDHGFENLRDWFKALYQVLLGQDQGPRFGSFIALYGVDNTRELIEKGIAGDLLTN, encoded by the coding sequence ATGACTTCGCAGACTGCCCTTCCGCTTGCGCTGACCGATGACCTCGTCGCTGCAGCCGCAACGTCCAAAGCCTGGCCGTTTGAAGAGGCACGAAAGCTGGTCAAACGGTACCAGAAGTCGGGCATGCCCGATGAGATTCTGTTCGAAACCGGCTATGGTCCGTCTGGCCTGCCGCATATTGGCACCTTCGGCGAGGTTGCCCGCACTTCGATGGTCCGCACTGCCTTTCGCGCGCTGACCAAAGACGAGGTGAAAACCCGCCTGCTTTGTTTCTCTGACGACATGGACGGATTCCGCAAGGTGCCATCCAATGTGCCGCAACAGGAGATGATGGCCAACTATCTCGACATGCCGCTGACCCGCGTGCCTGACCCGTTCGGCACCCATGAAGGCTTTGCCCAGCATAACAATGCCCGACTCTGCGCTTTCCTTGATCAGTTCGGCTTCGATTACGAGTTTGCCTCCTCGACCGACTATTACACCTCTGGCAAATTCGATGAGACCCTGCTGCGGATGCTTGAAGTCTATGACAAAATCATGGACATCATCCTGCCGACCCTTGGTGCGGAACGTCAGGCGACTTATTCGCCCTTCCTGCCGGTCTGCCCGCGCACGGGCAAAGTGCTTCAGGTGCCGATGGTCGAACGCAATGTCTCCGAAGGCACGGTGGTCTATGTCGATCCGGAAACCAACGAAAAGGTCAAGGTTCCCGTCACTGGCGGCGCGGTGAAATGCCAGTGGAAGGCTGACTGGGCGATGCGCTGGGCGGCCCTTGATGTGGCTTACGAAATGAGCGGCAAAGACCTGATTGACAGCGTCAAGCTGTCGACCAAGATCTGTCGTGCCATCGGCAAGCCACAGCCTGAAAGCCTGTCCTACGAGCTGTTCCTTGATGATAAGGGGGCCAAGATTTCCAAGTCGAAAGGCAATGGCCTGACGATTGAGGAATGGCTGACCTACGCGTCGCCGGAAAGCCTGTCTCTCTACATGTATCAGAAACCGAAAACAGCGAAAAAGCTCTATTTCGATGTGATCCCGAAAGCGGTCGACGAATATTTTACATTCCTTGGCAACCTCGACAAGGAAGACACCGACAAGCAGCTCAACAACCCGACCTGGCACATCCATTCCGGCATGCCGCCAAAGGTGGACATGCCCTTGTCTTTTGCCCTGCTGCTTAATCTGGTCAGCGCGGCCAATGCGCATGACAAGGATGTGCTTTGGGGCTTCATCTCCAACTATGCACCGGGTGCGAGCGCTCAGACTCATCCAAAGCTTGACGAGCTGGTCGGCTATGCAATCCGCTATTTCGAGGATTTCGTAAAACCGAAAAAGGTCTTTCGTGCAGCCAGCGCTGAAGAAGCCGCCGCCATGTCTGATCTTGCAGGCCGGTTGGCAAAGGCAGACGACAGCAACGATGCCGAAGCCTTGCAAACCATCGTCTTTGCGGTGGGCAAGGATCACGGTTTTGAGAATCTGCGCGACTGGTTCAAGGCGCTCTATCAAGTTCTGCTGGGGCAGGATCAAGGCCCGCGCTTTGGCTCCTTCATTGCGCTCTATGGGGTTGATAACACCCGTGAGCTGATCGAAAAAGGCATCGCGGGTGATCTGCTGACCAACTGA
- a CDS encoding tellurite resistance TerB family protein encodes MTKSVSPEEALIYVMVSTSAADRTMTDSELLKIGEEVQTLPVFSEFESSRLIQVSRDCSELLAEGGIDLVLQIVRASLPERLRETAYALAVEVAAADLQVDQDELQFLLMLRDELELDRLHVGAIEHSARVRYRKK; translated from the coding sequence ATGACAAAATCCGTTTCTCCCGAAGAAGCCCTGATCTATGTGATGGTGTCCACGTCAGCGGCCGACCGGACCATGACCGATTCCGAGCTTTTGAAAATCGGGGAAGAAGTCCAGACCTTGCCGGTGTTCAGTGAATTTGAATCAAGCCGCCTCATTCAGGTGTCGCGGGATTGTTCAGAATTGCTGGCCGAAGGTGGCATCGACCTTGTCTTGCAGATCGTCCGCGCCAGCCTGCCGGAACGCCTGCGCGAAACCGCCTATGCACTGGCCGTAGAGGTGGCAGCCGCTGATCTTCAGGTCGATCAGGACGAATTGCAGTTCCTGCTGATGTTGCGTGACGAGCTGGAACTTGATCGCCTGCATGTGGGGGCCATCGAACACAGCGCCCGGGTCCGCTATCGCAAGAAATAA
- a CDS encoding thymidine kinase — MAKLYFTFSAMNAGKSTLLLQASYNYAERGMRTLLYTAALDNRTRIGEISSRIGLKAEAFTFGEETDLFHHVTQQSELESGKGKPDCLFFDESQFLTEDQVWQLCRVADELKIPVMCYGLRTDFQGKLFPGSKQLLALADELREARTICWCGKKASMVVRIDANGKVIEEGDQVVIGGEEAYVSLCRKHWASKDLGDKDRSDPQGKFNL, encoded by the coding sequence ATGGCCAAACTCTATTTCACATTTTCTGCGATGAATGCTGGCAAATCGACCTTGCTGTTGCAGGCATCCTATAACTATGCGGAACGGGGCATGCGGACGTTGCTTTACACTGCGGCTTTGGACAATCGGACACGCATTGGTGAGATTTCCTCGCGCATTGGCCTGAAGGCGGAAGCCTTTACTTTTGGCGAGGAAACAGACCTGTTTCACCATGTCACCCAACAATCTGAGCTTGAGAGTGGCAAGGGAAAGCCCGACTGTCTGTTTTTCGATGAATCTCAGTTTTTGACAGAGGACCAAGTCTGGCAGCTGTGTCGCGTGGCGGACGAGTTGAAAATTCCGGTGATGTGCTATGGGCTTCGCACCGATTTTCAAGGCAAGCTGTTTCCCGGCTCAAAGCAATTGCTGGCGCTGGCCGATGAGCTGCGCGAGGCTCGCACCATCTGCTGGTGCGGCAAGAAAGCCTCGATGGTTGTGCGCATAGATGCCAATGGCAAGGTGATCGAAGAGGGCGATCAGGTGGTGATTGGCGGCGAAGAGGCCTATGTTTCGCTCTGTCGCAAGCATTGGGCGAGCAAGGATCTGGGCGACAAGGATCGCTCAGACCCGCAAGGCAAATTCAATCTGTAG
- a CDS encoding DUF930 domain-containing protein — protein MNRPTVTIDCPETGRIKADHLSLFISLLLHGLAGLVLLSIMPKLLEDAVPVEEIEVEIIPPSALPAPSDIPPLDPLDRPRDAAADAAKRLHSGGGMIRPERLLSSALLDAPENAEGRAEYDNLTSDEQRDQLCNLEVLEQIKALGKGHVPRWMNAFAIRPVVYEGNRQIANGAAFWSNEKWHRVKFECEFSDDGKSIVDFAFQIGAIVPRDDWDRYGLTPYK, from the coding sequence TTGAACCGACCGACCGTAACTATTGATTGCCCGGAGACGGGCCGCATAAAAGCGGACCATCTAAGCCTGTTTATCTCGCTGCTGCTGCACGGGCTGGCAGGGCTGGTTTTGTTGTCGATCATGCCAAAGCTTTTGGAAGATGCGGTGCCGGTTGAGGAGATCGAGGTGGAAATTATCCCGCCAAGTGCCCTGCCCGCGCCGAGCGACATACCGCCGCTCGACCCGCTGGACAGGCCACGCGATGCAGCAGCGGACGCCGCCAAACGGTTGCATTCGGGGGGTGGCATGATCAGGCCGGAGCGGCTTTTGTCCAGCGCGCTGCTGGATGCGCCTGAGAATGCCGAGGGCCGCGCCGAGTATGACAATCTGACCAGTGATGAACAGCGCGATCAATTGTGCAATCTTGAAGTGCTTGAGCAGATCAAGGCACTTGGAAAGGGCCATGTGCCGCGCTGGATGAATGCCTTTGCCATCCGGCCGGTGGTCTATGAAGGCAACAGACAAATTGCCAATGGGGCCGCTTTCTGGAGCAATGAAAAATGGCACCGGGTCAAATTTGAATGTGAATTTTCAGACGATGGCAAAAGCATCGTCGATTTCGCCTTCCAGATCGGGGCCATCGTCCCGCGCGACGACTGGGACCGTTATGGTCTGACCCCTTACAAATGA
- a CDS encoding alpha/beta family hydrolase, with protein MTESDQSSTPQTSTPQTSNPSPITADSPFEFLITEPEGKPKAVLMLAHGSGAPMDSSFMERIATMLNDNGIVVVRFEFSYMARRRVDGKRRPSGRAERWTHHYFRAVDELLEGESWNKDWDELPLLIGGKSMGGRVAAMLANDEELNLAVKGVVVFGYPFHPIGKSEPEHWRLEPLEKSLLPILICQGERDDFGWWDEIDAIDLPQQVTLEWITNGSHDLGPTGKSEATMKSNMLHAAQLAADFAANPPVLTFEFDKPEDDEDEDLDEA; from the coding sequence ATGACCGAGTCTGACCAATCCTCCACTCCCCAGACCTCCACTCCCCAGACCTCCAATCCAAGCCCCATCACCGCTGACAGTCCCTTTGAGTTCCTGATCACCGAGCCGGAAGGAAAGCCAAAGGCCGTGCTGATGCTGGCCCATGGATCGGGCGCACCGATGGATTCCTCCTTCATGGAGCGCATCGCCACCATGCTCAACGACAATGGCATTGTCGTGGTTCGTTTCGAGTTTTCCTACATGGCCCGCCGCCGGGTTGATGGCAAAAGACGCCCATCGGGTCGCGCCGAGCGTTGGACCCATCACTATTTCCGCGCCGTTGACGAGTTGCTCGAAGGCGAAAGCTGGAACAAGGATTGGGATGAACTGCCTTTGCTGATCGGTGGCAAAAGCATGGGCGGCCGGGTTGCTGCCATGCTGGCCAATGACGAAGAGCTCAATCTGGCCGTCAAGGGCGTGGTGGTGTTTGGCTACCCGTTCCATCCAATCGGCAAGTCCGAGCCGGAGCATTGGCGTCTGGAGCCGCTGGAAAAAAGCCTGCTGCCGATCCTCATCTGTCAGGGTGAGCGGGATGACTTTGGCTGGTGGGATGAAATTGATGCCATCGATTTGCCGCAGCAGGTGACCCTTGAATGGATCACCAATGGCAGCCACGATCTGGGCCCGACCGGCAAATCCGAAGCCACCATGAAAAGCAACATGCTCCATGCAGCTCAGCTGGCCGCCGACTTCGCCGCCAATCCACCGGTCCTGACCTTCGAGTTTGACAAACCCGAAGACGATGAAGACGAGGATCTGGACGAAGCATAA
- a CDS encoding sterol desaturase family protein, whose translation MQDTLFVAFGLDDNQMRLAIFLGTFCVMALLEWILPKRDKALPKGRRWLTNWGIVVFDSVLVRLVMPILPIGVALYSSEQGWGLLNWIALPGWLSVLIAFVVLDFAIWLQHLISHVVPIFWRLHQVHHADRDIDVSTALRFHPIEILLSLVWKFGWVLVLGAPALAVFLFEAVLNAAALFNHANVKLPVGLDRLLRLVVVTPDMHRVHHSVVPQETNSNYGFNLSIWDRMFGTYIAQPQAGHDEMVIGLNRYQSDKPGQFVWSILLPFRNR comes from the coding sequence ATGCAGGACACATTGTTCGTCGCCTTCGGTCTTGATGACAACCAGATGCGACTGGCCATTTTCCTTGGCACCTTCTGCGTGATGGCGTTGTTGGAATGGATCTTGCCAAAGCGCGACAAGGCATTGCCGAAAGGCCGTCGCTGGCTGACCAATTGGGGCATTGTGGTTTTTGACAGTGTCTTGGTGCGGCTGGTGATGCCGATCCTGCCCATCGGGGTGGCTTTATATTCCTCTGAGCAGGGCTGGGGTTTGCTCAACTGGATCGCGTTGCCGGGCTGGCTCTCAGTGTTGATTGCCTTTGTGGTGCTGGATTTCGCCATCTGGCTACAGCATTTGATTTCCCATGTGGTGCCGATTTTCTGGCGTCTGCATCAGGTGCACCATGCAGACAGGGATATTGATGTCTCAACTGCACTCAGATTTCATCCGATCGAGATCCTTTTGTCACTGGTCTGGAAATTTGGCTGGGTGCTGGTGTTGGGCGCGCCCGCTTTGGCGGTCTTCCTGTTCGAAGCGGTGCTGAATGCTGCCGCTTTGTTCAATCATGCCAATGTGAAACTGCCTGTCGGGCTTGATCGCCTGTTGCGATTGGTGGTGGTGACACCGGACATGCATCGGGTGCATCATTCGGTGGTGCCGCAAGAGACCAATTCCAACTATGGCTTCAATCTCTCGATCTGGGACCGGATGTTCGGCACCTATATTGCCCAGCCGCAAGCCGGTCATGATGAGATGGTGATTGGCCTTAATCGCTATCAGAGCGACAAGCCGGGACAATTTGTCTGGTCGATCCTGTTGCCTTTCCGCAATCGGTGA
- a CDS encoding transporter substrate-binding domain-containing protein, which produces MWSSFVPTRLPVAFLLLVLVAIGGNLAVPSVTFAQQVLPAEPVDPTVDAQDEVDDEGSEDTTNTLSRRGRNQQIDGPIGSQQWVNAGFTSFIDVRERPKQPDQDLLDGGLRLITTDDFPPFNYRGAEDLPQGYHVELARALCEELSIACTLKFVSFDQIPALISDGRADAALAGIANQPAIRDKLAFSKVFLKRPGRFVRKSGTLLKLDKAGMAAVPVAVRGGSAHEAYLRTYFAQINRVPVTDMAVARQLLEDGQVQSIFGDAFQLLPLVSAEEGGIVFAGKPYYDEHFFGEGMTIAYNHDRTDMRTLLNYGLLRLAQKGRLAELYASHFAVDIYAAND; this is translated from the coding sequence TTGTGGTCTTCTTTTGTCCCCACACGCCTTCCTGTCGCGTTTCTGCTGCTTGTTCTAGTGGCCATTGGCGGCAATCTGGCCGTACCGAGCGTGACATTTGCACAGCAGGTGCTGCCTGCCGAGCCTGTTGACCCAACCGTTGATGCACAAGATGAAGTGGACGATGAAGGAAGCGAGGACACCACCAACACCTTGAGCCGTCGGGGACGCAATCAGCAGATAGACGGTCCCATCGGTTCGCAGCAATGGGTCAATGCTGGCTTCACCAGTTTCATTGATGTGCGTGAACGTCCCAAACAGCCTGATCAGGATCTGCTAGACGGGGGCTTGCGCCTCATAACGACAGATGATTTTCCCCCTTTCAATTATCGAGGGGCCGAGGATTTGCCTCAGGGATATCATGTGGAACTGGCCCGCGCCCTGTGCGAAGAGTTGAGTATTGCCTGCACTCTGAAATTCGTCTCCTTTGACCAAATTCCAGCACTGATCAGCGATGGCCGAGCCGATGCCGCGCTTGCGGGCATTGCCAATCAGCCAGCGATCCGTGACAAGCTTGCTTTTTCGAAAGTCTTTCTCAAACGCCCCGGCCGTTTTGTGCGCAAGTCCGGTACGCTTTTGAAACTCGACAAGGCGGGCATGGCTGCCGTGCCGGTAGCGGTGCGTGGTGGCTCTGCGCATGAAGCCTATTTGCGAACCTACTTTGCGCAAATCAACCGTGTGCCGGTCACCGATATGGCGGTAGCGCGGCAATTGCTCGAAGATGGCCAGGTTCAGTCCATCTTCGGGGATGCATTTCAACTGCTTCCCCTTGTCAGCGCAGAAGAAGGTGGCATCGTCTTTGCGGGCAAGCCTTACTATGATGAGCATTTCTTTGGTGAGGGTATGACCATCGCTTATAACCATGATCGGACTGACATGCGCACATTGCTCAATTATGGCCTCTTGCGCCTTGCTCAGAAAGGACGTCTGGCGGAGCTATATGCCAGCCACTTTGCAGTCGACATTTACGCAGCTAACGATTAG
- a CDS encoding glycosyltransferase family 2 protein, translating to MTFLTKESKKPDQSPTAPALLAQEGDETPPPSQSCQPAAAFDAPLVLPFHLSVLTSVAGKTDWLHQLIKTYARNSDSSLTHDLLATGHIDEMCYFAEAARRLHVPFISHVQPNNLHPFPNEMLLETVHELDWVMMRPLAAEQGLVPSARSRLLCAPKGAALDRLAHSVDAMPALKQRVCLTAPSVLHAAQRTAAKHKALNDSVYQLKQEQPALSAHERIGTFSRLLFLAFLVTAFFLTFLMPAVAIVFNILSIMAFLSIAGLRLATTFTTRRLNDAHERTFAQLFTDPIVEEDWPSYTILLPLYKEAAVLTDLIRCLSNLDYPRDKLSIQLLVEADDHETWHALKHLKLPPAFSVVSVPVHGPRTKPKALNYALAFVNSDLVVIYDAEDRPHPLQLKEAAMRMREGGQQLACLQGRLAIDNGAAGFLSRQFAVEYAALFDGFLTFLADKELPVPLGGTSNHFRTNILKDVGGWDPYNVTEDADLGLRLKRLGYRIELLKTETWEEAPEKYPQWIRQRTRWFKGWMQTWLVHMRNPLALWRSLGPASFFIFQAIIGGMLISALIHPVYILSFGLSFLAVMMQPESVSPLFWILLSANSLNLLLGYGGAMALSYRKAKLRYGYGFATILAMPIYSLMMTPAAWRALFQLLDDPHHWEKTDHGLSPHRPSLGEENPANQ from the coding sequence ATGACCTTTTTAACCAAGGAATCGAAAAAGCCTGATCAGAGCCCCACAGCACCGGCTCTGCTGGCACAAGAGGGGGATGAAACACCTCCCCCATCCCAGTCCTGCCAACCAGCGGCGGCATTTGATGCCCCGCTTGTTCTGCCGTTTCATCTCTCAGTATTGACGAGTGTGGCTGGCAAGACCGACTGGCTGCACCAATTGATCAAGACCTATGCACGCAACTCGGACAGTTCCTTGACCCACGATCTTCTGGCGACGGGGCATATTGATGAAATGTGCTATTTTGCCGAAGCAGCCCGGCGCTTGCATGTGCCCTTTATCAGTCATGTCCAGCCGAACAATCTTCACCCGTTCCCCAATGAAATGTTGCTGGAAACGGTTCATGAGCTTGATTGGGTGATGATGCGACCGCTCGCCGCTGAACAGGGGTTGGTGCCCAGTGCGCGCAGCCGCCTGCTTTGCGCGCCAAAGGGGGCGGCTCTTGACCGGCTGGCCCATTCAGTCGATGCCATGCCCGCCCTCAAACAGCGCGTGTGCCTGACAGCACCTTCCGTCCTGCACGCAGCTCAGCGTACAGCGGCCAAACACAAGGCACTCAATGACAGCGTCTATCAGCTCAAGCAGGAACAACCGGCGCTGTCTGCCCATGAGCGGATTGGAACGTTCAGTCGATTGCTGTTTCTGGCATTTCTCGTCACGGCGTTCTTTCTGACCTTTTTGATGCCAGCGGTGGCGATTGTCTTCAACATCCTGTCGATCATGGCCTTTCTGTCGATTGCGGGTTTGCGACTAGCCACCACATTCACCACCAGACGGCTGAATGATGCGCATGAACGCACCTTTGCGCAGTTATTTACGGACCCCATCGTCGAGGAAGACTGGCCGAGCTATACAATTTTGCTGCCGCTTTACAAGGAAGCGGCTGTGCTGACCGACTTGATCCGTTGTCTCTCCAATCTTGATTATCCGCGCGACAAGCTCAGCATCCAATTGCTGGTCGAGGCCGACGACCATGAAACATGGCATGCCCTGAAACACCTGAAACTACCGCCGGCCTTCAGTGTGGTTTCCGTGCCGGTTCATGGGCCACGCACCAAACCAAAGGCGCTGAATTACGCGCTTGCTTTTGTCAATTCGGATCTGGTGGTGATTTATGATGCGGAAGACCGCCCCCATCCCCTCCAATTGAAGGAAGCGGCCATGCGCATGCGAGAAGGTGGACAGCAATTGGCCTGCCTTCAAGGGAGACTTGCGATCGATAATGGCGCCGCGGGTTTCCTGTCGCGCCAATTTGCGGTCGAATATGCCGCTTTGTTTGACGGTTTCCTCACTTTTCTGGCAGACAAGGAACTGCCGGTGCCTTTGGGCGGCACGTCAAACCATTTTCGCACCAACATCCTCAAGGATGTGGGCGGTTGGGATCCATATAATGTCACCGAGGATGCGGATCTTGGCCTGCGGTTGAAACGGCTTGGCTATCGGATCGAGCTGCTGAAAACCGAAACCTGGGAAGAAGCGCCGGAAAAATACCCCCAGTGGATCCGGCAGCGGACCCGTTGGTTCAAAGGCTGGATGCAGACCTGGCTTGTTCACATGCGCAATCCTTTGGCGCTTTGGCGCTCTTTGGGTCCGGCATCCTTTTTCATCTTTCAGGCAATCATTGGCGGCATGCTGATTTCCGCCCTCATTCACCCGGTCTACATTCTGTCTTTTGGTCTCAGCTTTCTGGCAGTCATGATGCAACCGGAGTCGGTCTCACCACTCTTCTGGATCTTGCTGAGCGCGAATTCGCTTAATCTGCTGCTCGGTTATGGCGGGGCTATGGCGCTCAGTTATCGCAAGGCAAAGCTTCGCTATGGCTATGGCTTTGCGACGATTTTGGCGATGCCGATTTATTCGCTGATGATGACGCCTGCGGCCTGGCGCGCCCTGTTCCAACTGCTTGATGATCCGCATCACTGGGAAAAGACCGACCATGGCCTCTCCCCTCACAGGCCATCGCTGGGCGAGGAAAATCCCGCCAACCAATAG
- a CDS encoding alpha/beta hydrolase-fold protein: MRSRQDHPKGTLHRLSVSSDCLKSNMLGDPTEREVVVYVPHGHDGKDLPLLVDLVGFTAGGPAHVNWKNFGENVPDRADRLIASGEMPPAVIAFPDCFTRLGGNQYINSVALGAWEDFLIKEMLPTIEGQFGCGGAGKRGVFGKSSGGYGSMVHAMLHADVWSAAACHSGDMAFELCYLPDMPGALRALAAKDYSVEAFLTDFEKGPKFSGNDMHVLMSLAMAATYDPDPDAFCGVRLPVDLQTCCLIEERWANWLKWDPAVMAKRPDVIDNLKSLKGLWLECGDVDQYNLVYGARRLHKTLEQADVPHIYEEFADNHSSIDYRMDHTLPWMARLLSS, encoded by the coding sequence ATGCGCTCCAGACAAGACCACCCGAAGGGCACATTGCACCGCCTGTCCGTTTCCTCCGATTGCCTTAAATCCAATATGCTGGGCGATCCGACCGAACGGGAGGTGGTGGTCTATGTCCCCCATGGCCATGATGGCAAAGATCTGCCCTTGCTGGTGGATCTGGTCGGCTTCACTGCCGGTGGACCAGCGCATGTCAATTGGAAGAATTTTGGTGAGAATGTGCCTGATCGGGCCGACCGCCTGATCGCGTCGGGAGAGATGCCGCCGGCAGTTATTGCCTTTCCGGATTGTTTTACCCGGCTGGGCGGCAACCAATATATCAATTCGGTCGCGCTCGGCGCATGGGAGGATTTCCTGATCAAGGAAATGCTGCCGACCATCGAAGGGCAATTTGGCTGTGGTGGTGCGGGCAAACGGGGCGTTTTTGGCAAATCATCGGGCGGCTATGGCTCGATGGTCCATGCGATGCTGCATGCAGATGTCTGGTCGGCGGCGGCCTGCCATTCCGGCGATATGGCGTTTGAGCTTTGCTATTTGCCAGACATGCCCGGTGCCTTGCGAGCACTGGCGGCGAAGGATTATTCCGTTGAGGCCTTCTTGACCGACTTTGAAAAGGGGCCGAAATTCTCCGGCAACGACATGCATGTGTTGATGTCACTGGCGATGGCAGCGACCTACGACCCGGATCCGGACGCTTTTTGCGGCGTACGGCTGCCAGTGGATCTGCAAACCTGTTGCCTGATCGAGGAGCGCTGGGCCAATTGGCTCAAATGGGACCCGGCAGTGATGGCCAAGCGGCCGGATGTGATTGACAATCTCAAATCGCTCAAGGGGCTATGGCTCGAATGCGGCGATGTAGACCAGTATAATCTGGTTTATGGGGCCCGGCGTTTGCACAAGACCCTGGAACAAGCCGATGTGCCTCATATCTATGAGGAATTTGCGGACAATCATTCCTCGATTGATTATCGGATGGACCACACCCTGCCATGGATGGCGCGATTGCTGAGTTCATAG